TATTTTGTATTCATTACGATCTGTTGACTTTGTATACCATTCCGTTGTAAATAAACGATCTTAGCATAGATCCATTGTGGTCtttcaattatataataatGGAAACAGCAACTCTAGTCGCCATCTTTATATCTGGGTTACTTGTAAGTTTTACTGGGTATGCTCTATATACTGCCTTTGGGCAACCCTCTCAACAACTAAGAGATCCATTCGAGGAACACGGGGACTAGTTGACGTAATCAGCCTCCAAATAGTTGGAGGCTGATTACGTCAATGAAgagaatgaaaaattatttcattttttagttGAAATTGTAGGCGGTTCCCGAAAAAAAATAGCGAAAAAAATGATCCCTAAAGTCGATACTAAGAGAAATGTATAAACCAATGCTTCCATAAATTTGATCGTGGTTTACAATTATAGCTTTCATAcctgttttgtttatgtttactGAAGGAGTATACCTCCGgataaagaacaaaaaagagTCAAAGAAACGGCAGCGATTTAAATCAAGATTCCTACAGTACcctacctattaaatgaaatcaaaaaaatcgcaaacagaaactaaaagaaaaaagcaATGTTGCATCAGACTGCTTGTCTTTTTGTAGTTGGATCTCCAAGTTTTTGGAATGCCCCAAATTCCACCTGAGCATCCAAATCTGGATCAATACCAGCAAAAACATCTCTGAAGAGGGTTCTAGAACCATGCCAAATGTGTCCAAAGAAGAAAAGTAGAGCAAACGAAGCATGCCCAAAAGTAAACCAACCTCTTGGACTGCTACGAAAAACACCATCGGATTTCAAAGTAGCACGATCTAATTCAAAAATCTCACCCAATTGAGCCCGTCTAGCATATTTTTTCACAGTTGCGGGATCACTATAACTTACTCCATTGAGTTCACCACCATAAAACTCAACAGTTACACCTACTTGTTCGACACTATATTTAGATTCTGCCCTTCTAAACGGGACGTCGGCTCTAACAATTCCGTCTCCGTCTACCAAAACAACCggaaatgtttcaaaaaaagtaGGCATACGGCGTACAAAAAGTTCACGCCCTTCTTTATTTCTAAAGACGGGGTGTCCTAACCATCCAACAGCTATTCCATCCCCATTGTCCATTGAACCCGCTCGGAATAATCCCCCTTTTGCTGGATTATTACcaatataatcataaaaagctAATTTTTCAGGAATTTTAGACCAAGCTTCTGATACACTTTGATTTTCAGCTAGTCCGGCACTAACTCTTCGATATATTTCTTGTTGAAAGTATCCCTGATCCCATTGATAACGAGTAGGACCAAATAATTCGATGGGAGTAGTTGCAGAACCATACCACATAGTTCCAGCAACAATAAAAGCTGCAAAAAAGACAGCAGCAATACTACTGGAAAGGACGGTTTCAATATTTCCCATACGTAATCCTTTGTATAGACGTTGAGGCGGACGAACACTAAGATGGAATAAGCCCGCTAATATACCCAACGTCCCTGCTGCAATATGATGAGAGGCTATTCCTCCCGGAACAAAAGGGTCAAAACCCTCCACGCCCCACGCCGGATTTACGGGTTGGACCTTTCCGGTTAGTCCATAAGGGTCGGATACCCATATTCCAGGACCATATAATCCTGTTACATGAAATGCGCCAAAACCAAAGCAAGCCACTcctgaaagaaataaatgaattccAAAAATCTTGGGCAAATCCAAAGAAGGTTTTCCTGTACGTTCATCACAAAAAATTTCTAGATCCCAATATACCCAATGCCAAATAGCTGCCAAGAAGCACAAGCCAGAAAACACGATATGTGCTGCGGCTACCCCTTCGTAACTCCAAAGACCCGGATTCGTTATAGTCCCTCCTGTAATATTCCAACCGCCCCATGAATTGGTTATTCCTAAACGAGTCATGAAAGGTATAACGAACATACCTTGTCTCCACATTGGATCAAGAACAGGGTCGGAGGGATCAAAAACAGCTAATTCATATAGAGCCATGGAACCGGCCCAACCAGCAACCAGAGCAGTATGCATTATATGAACCGAAAGCAAACGACCGGGATCATTCAATACAACAGTATGAACACGATACCAAGGCAAACCCATGGAAATACCCCTTTATCAATGAAAAATAGACACTATGTAACTTTATTGCATTGGAAAAAACTATGTTACGGACCCCCCCTTTTTAGGTAATTATTTCGGAGAAAGGATTAATATTTGTTCTATTCTGTTAGTAATAATGGAACAATTCGATTCATAGGAAAAAAGGGAAGCGGATCTATTCTATATCCGATAAGTACCAATACGCAATGGGGGTGAATCCTATGTTATATGAACCAAGATAGCTATTGTTGTTCAGAAGCCCGTTCGTAAAAAGTttcctttaatttttattcattctctcttactttacttttattttatattttattttagcttattcaacttctgtattaaatatgattaatttaaatatgattaatattaataaagtagGAAAAAAGgataatatgataaaaaaaaatgaaaccccAGTCTTACGTTTCCACATCAAAGTGAAATAGAGAacttcattctctttttttttcatttcatgccTATTGGCGTTCCAAAAGTACCTTTTCGAAGTCCTGGAGAAGGAGATACATCTTGGGTTGACATATAGTGCGACTTGTCAGATATATTGGGCTATATGGGATTTCCCCATTTTCTCCCTCGATCGAGATATCCTCTGTTTCGCTCAAAAAGATTGAttgaattatcaaaaatttgtaACGCGAAgcgcaaaaaataaattagaattaaATGCAGGGAGTATTTAGATTGATATTAGATTATcaaaaattttttatggtttacGTGATCGGACTAATAAAATTAAGTATCCAGGCTCCGTTTAGCAAAAATCCaattgataattaatatataatatttttataattactacttaatatgatatgaatatgatatcaaaattatgataaaaattctattaaaaaataaaaaaaatacaaaaaattgaaacaggGTGATCTAAAACTgttgatcaaataaaataatataattaaaaatttattgactATTTGACAGAAGACATGTGAAAGaaatgaattgaaaaaaaaagaaggagtagtaaaaaaaaaaaagacgcggTATTTGGTTCATTTGTCCTATATGTGCAAATCAAAATCGGGCAAATTTTTCCTTTTACTCGGAGTAGAGCATAAACCTAAAAAAACggaataaaaaaaggaagaagcccATTCAGGAACAAGAAAAAACCATCCCCATTTCAACTGAATctcgatgaaaaaaaaatatcaatgaatCAAGTTAGTCTGACAGGCCTAATCAatcgttttattattttattattaggattataatatctaataaataaaaggggccaaaacttatttattttttcttttacttttaaaagGGAAGCAAGCCCTTCCCTTATTAAGTTAGAAAGAAAAGCCTTCTctgaaaaaaaagggggggttgGAATCGACACAttgattttttaacaatttttgttGAACCGTATGCATCAAAAGGTGCCTGTACGGCTCCTaaggaataaaattttatccTAATCAACCGACTTTATCgagaaagattgttttttttaggcCAAGAGGTTGATACCGAAATCTCGAATCAACTTATTAGTCTTATGATATATCTCAGTATAGAAAAGGATACCAAAGatctttatttgtttataaactCTCCTGGTGGATGGGTAATATCTGGAATGGCTATTTATGATACTATGCAATTTGTGCGACCCGATGTACAGACAATATGCATGGGATTGGCCGCTTCAATAGCATCCTTTATCCTAGTCGGAGGAGAAATTACCAAACGTATAGCATTCCCTCACGCTTGGCGCcaatgagtttttttattttagagaaaaaatactATGCCTTCGCCCTCGGAAATATGAATTAGTTAAGTAATAATAGCATGGCACTTCGAATtc
This genomic window from Brassica napus cultivar Da-Ae unplaced genomic scaffold, Da-Ae ScsIHWf_3176;HRSCAF=4003, whole genome shotgun sequence contains:
- the LOC125603343 gene encoding photosystem II CP47 reaction center protein gives rise to the protein MGLPWYRVHTVVLNDPGRLLSVHIMHTALVAGWAGSMALYELAVFDPSDPVLDPMWRQGMFVIPFMTRLGITNSWGGWNITGGTITNPGLWSYEGVAAAHIVFSGLCFLAAIWHWVYWDLEIFCDERTGKPSLDLPKIFGIHLFLSGVACFGFGAFHVTGLYGPGIWVSDPYGLTGKVQPVNPAWGVEGFDPFVPGGIASHHIAAGTLGILAGLFHLSVRPPQRLYKGLRMGNIETVLSSSIAAVFFAAFIVAGTMWYGSATTPIELFGPTRYQWDQGYFQQEIYRRVSAGLAENQSVSEAWSKIPEKLAFYDYIGNNPAKGGLFRAGSMDNGDGIAVGWLGHPVFRNKEGRELFVRRMPTFFETFPVVLVDGDGIVRADVPFRRAESKYSVEQVGVTVEFYGGELNGVSYSDPATVKKYARRAQLGEIFELDRATLKSDGVFRSSPRGWFTFGHASFALLFFFGHIWHGSRTLFRDVFAGIDPDLDAQVEFGAFQKLGDPTTKRQAV